In a single window of the Elaeis guineensis isolate ETL-2024a chromosome 6, EG11, whole genome shotgun sequence genome:
- the LOC140858673 gene encoding uncharacterized protein, whose protein sequence is MIVLEYANKFNELDCFCPQLMEFERSKVNRFKQGLRYEIRSRLSSYIFNDYKDVLEQALKVESELKRLDLERGDRKRSRSAENLKDQQKNFKNNNSDKKKESTSCSYCEKNHSGPCLKKIGACFLCGEKGHMARDCPNKKKDDSRPTILADQK, encoded by the coding sequence ATGATAGTATTGGAATATGCCAACAAATTTAACGAGCTAGACTGCTTCTGCCCCCAGCTTATGGAGTTTGAAAGAAGCAAAGTTAACAGATTTAAACAAGGTCTAAGATATGAAATTCGTTCTCGTCTGTCTTCTTATATTTTCAATGACTACAAGGATGTGCTGGAGCAAGCTTTGAAGGTGGAGTCAGAATTaaaaagattagatctggaaAGAGGAGATAGAAAGAGATCAAGATCAGCAGAAAATTTAAAGGAtcagcaaaaaaattttaaaaataataactctgataagaagaaagaatctacATCCTGCTCATATTGTGAAAAAAATCATAGTGGACCTTGTCTTAAGAAGataggagcatgcttcttatgtggcgagaaaggacatatggctcgtgattgcccaaataagaaaaaGGATGACTCCAGACCTACCATACTAGCTGACCAAAAATAG